The following coding sequences lie in one Pseudomonas sp. SL4(2022) genomic window:
- a CDS encoding nitroreductase family protein, whose amino-acid sequence MDALDALLNRVSAPRLIAPAPDAAQRELLFRAALRAPDHGQMRPWRFLTVEGEALNQLGELFASALPADASPEALTKARAMPLRAPLLVLVIARVQASVKVPAQEQVLAAGCAAHAILLAAHAQGIGAVWRTGDMAYNPQVAAGLGLAADEQLIAYLYLGTPERELRAVPQVQVSDFVRAWPVAE is encoded by the coding sequence ATGGACGCTCTTGATGCGCTGCTTAACCGTGTTTCCGCGCCGCGCCTGATCGCGCCGGCACCTGATGCTGCTCAGCGTGAACTGTTGTTTCGCGCTGCCTTGCGCGCACCCGACCACGGGCAAATGCGCCCCTGGCGTTTTCTCACCGTGGAAGGCGAGGCGCTGAATCAGCTCGGCGAGCTGTTTGCCAGCGCTTTACCCGCCGACGCCAGCCCTGAAGCCTTGACCAAAGCGCGCGCCATGCCGCTACGGGCACCGTTGCTGGTGCTGGTGATTGCGCGGGTGCAGGCCAGTGTGAAGGTGCCGGCGCAGGAGCAGGTGCTGGCGGCTGGCTGTGCAGCGCATGCGATCCTGCTGGCGGCCCATGCCCAGGGTATCGGCGCGGTTTGGCGTACCGGTGATATGGCTTATAACCCACAGGTGGCTGCCGGTCTGGGCCTGGCGGCCGATGAACAGCTGATTGCCTACCTCTACCTGGGCACCCCGGAGCGCGAATTGCGCGCGGTGCCCCAGGTGCAGGTCAGTGACTTTGTCAGGGCCTGGCCTGTGGCTGAGTAA
- a CDS encoding YkgJ family cysteine cluster protein, producing the protein MSDSNPCLNCGACCAYFRVSFFWGECQSAGGLMPDDQVVLITPHRVAMRGTEGKPPRCNALMGEVGQGVRCTLYEQRSSTCREFEASWANGEHNPHCDAARQAHGLPPLTPPIMPCVSPDRVA; encoded by the coding sequence ATGTCTGATAGCAATCCTTGTTTGAATTGTGGCGCCTGCTGCGCCTATTTTCGTGTGTCGTTCTTTTGGGGTGAGTGCCAATCGGCCGGCGGACTGATGCCGGATGATCAGGTGGTGCTGATCACCCCGCACCGTGTCGCCATGCGTGGCACTGAAGGTAAGCCGCCACGTTGCAACGCATTGATGGGCGAAGTAGGGCAGGGTGTGCGCTGCACCCTGTATGAGCAGCGTTCGAGTACTTGCCGCGAGTTTGAAGCGTCATGGGCCAACGGCGAACATAATCCGCACTGCGATGCCGCGCGCCAGGCTCATGGTCTGCCGCCGCTGACGCCACCGATCATGCCCTGTGTCTCGCCGGACCGGGTCGCCTGA
- a CDS encoding TrkH family potassium uptake protein has translation MSLPTLRIIAFILGIFLITLAVSMLIPMLTLLLYSRTDDLDAFLWSSLVTAVAGIAMILPGRPKEAQLRPRDMYLLTTCSWLVVCVFAALPMVLIHHISYTDAFFETMSGVTTTGSTILVGLDKASPGLLIWRSMLHWLGGIGFIGMAVAILPLLRVGGMRLFQTESSDWGEKVMPRSHMAAKYILLIYSALTLLGFLAFWIAGMTPFEAINHAMSLISTGGFSTSDLSLANWPQPAVHWVAVVVMIFGSLPFTLYVATLRGHRRALFKDHQVRGFLGFLVVTWLVFGTWLWLHSDNSWLDAFRIVAVNVTSVVTTTGVALGDYTTWGSFAVLLFFYLTFVGGCSGSTAGGLKIFRFQVAYVLLKANLQQLVHPRAVIKQQYNNHTLDEEIVRSLITFSFFFAITIGVIALGLALIGLDWVTALTGAATAVCNVGPGLGPIIGPAGNFSTLPDSAKWLLTVGMLLGRLEILTVLVLFTRAFWRH, from the coding sequence ATGTCATTGCCGACACTGCGCATCATCGCTTTCATCCTCGGCATTTTCCTGATCACCCTGGCCGTCAGCATGTTGATTCCCATGCTGACGCTGCTGCTCTATTCGCGCACGGATGACCTGGACGCCTTTCTCTGGTCGAGCCTGGTAACCGCCGTCGCCGGGATTGCCATGATCCTTCCCGGGCGCCCCAAGGAAGCACAGCTGCGCCCACGCGACATGTACCTGCTGACCACCTGCAGCTGGTTGGTGGTGTGCGTCTTCGCCGCGCTGCCGATGGTGCTGATTCACCATATCAGCTACACCGATGCCTTTTTCGAAACCATGTCCGGGGTGACCACGACCGGCTCCACCATCCTGGTCGGGCTGGACAAGGCCTCCCCCGGCCTGCTGATCTGGCGTTCGATGCTGCACTGGCTAGGCGGCATCGGCTTTATCGGCATGGCCGTGGCCATCCTGCCACTGCTGCGAGTCGGCGGTATGCGCCTGTTCCAGACCGAATCCTCCGACTGGGGTGAGAAAGTCATGCCGCGCTCACATATGGCAGCCAAGTACATTCTGCTGATCTACAGCGCTCTTACCTTGCTCGGTTTTTTGGCGTTCTGGATCGCCGGCATGACGCCCTTTGAAGCCATAAATCATGCGATGTCGCTTATCTCAACTGGCGGCTTTTCGACCTCGGACTTGTCGCTGGCCAACTGGCCCCAACCGGCCGTGCACTGGGTCGCGGTGGTGGTCATGATCTTCGGTAGTCTGCCCTTTACCCTGTATGTGGCAACCCTACGCGGCCATCGTCGAGCACTGTTCAAGGACCATCAGGTACGCGGCTTTCTCGGCTTTCTCGTGGTCACCTGGCTGGTGTTCGGCACCTGGCTGTGGCTGCACTCGGATAACAGTTGGCTGGATGCGTTCCGCATCGTTGCGGTGAACGTTACCTCAGTGGTCACAACCACGGGGGTTGCATTGGGCGACTACACCACCTGGGGCAGTTTCGCCGTACTGCTGTTCTTCTACCTGACCTTCGTAGGCGGCTGTTCGGGCTCCACCGCCGGCGGGCTGAAGATCTTCCGCTTCCAGGTGGCTTATGTGCTGCTCAAGGCCAACCTGCAGCAACTGGTGCACCCACGCGCGGTGATCAAGCAGCAGTACAACAACCACACCCTCGATGAAGAGATTGTTCGCTCGCTGATTACGTTCTCGTTCTTCTTCGCCATCACCATCGGCGTCATCGCGCTGGGCTTGGCGCTGATTGGTCTTGACTGGGTCACCGCCCTTACCGGTGCAGCGACAGCGGTGTGTAACGTGGGCCCGGGGCTGGGTCCGATCATTGGCCCTGCGGGTAACTTCTCGACGCTGCCTGACTCTGCCAAGTGGCTGCTGACAGTCGGCATGCTGCTGGGCCGCTTGGAGATTCTCACCGTACTGGTACTGTTCACCCGCGCATTCTGGCGGCATTGA
- a CDS encoding TrkH family potassium uptake protein gives MAWPTLRIITFINGIFLLTLAISMTIPMLTLVLFGRAHELNAFLWSSLITFIAGMAMIVQGRPKDLQLRPRDMYLLTVSSWILVGLFAALPFMFSQHLGLTDAVFESISGITATGATVLVGLDSMSPGILIWRSLLHWLGGIGFIAMAVAILPMLRIGGMRLFQTESSDRSEKIMPRSHMVAKYMVAAYVGISIIGFLALWSAGMGGFDAINHTMSAISTGGFSTSDQSVGKWAEPAVHWVIIVLMILGSVPFVLLASMLRGNYMALIRDQQVRGFLAILLSIWLVLGTWYCLSTELHWLEAIRHVAFNTTSIMTTTGFALGDYTLWGGFAGMLFFYLGFIGGCSGSTAGGLKIFRFQVAYVLLKANLMQLVHPRAVIKQQYNRHNLDEDIVRSILTFSFFFTITIALLALALTLCGLDWITALSGAASTVSGVGPGMGPIIGPAGNFSSLPDTAKWLLTFGMLLGRLEILTVLVLMLPAFWRH, from the coding sequence ATGGCTTGGCCGACCTTACGGATCATCACGTTCATCAACGGCATCTTTCTGCTGACGCTGGCCATCAGCATGACCATCCCGATGCTGACCCTGGTGCTGTTTGGCCGAGCGCATGAGCTCAACGCCTTTCTCTGGTCAAGCCTGATCACCTTTATCGCCGGCATGGCGATGATTGTTCAGGGCCGACCCAAGGATCTACAGCTGCGTCCGCGCGACATGTACCTGCTGACGGTATCGAGCTGGATATTGGTGGGGCTGTTCGCCGCCCTGCCGTTTATGTTCTCCCAGCACCTGGGGCTGACCGACGCTGTGTTTGAGAGCATATCTGGCATCACTGCAACAGGCGCCACCGTGCTGGTGGGGCTGGACAGCATGTCGCCGGGCATTTTGATCTGGCGTTCATTGCTGCATTGGCTGGGCGGTATTGGCTTTATCGCCATGGCCGTGGCCATTCTGCCGATGCTGCGCATCGGCGGCATGCGCCTGTTCCAGACCGAATCCTCGGACCGCTCCGAGAAGATCATGCCGCGCTCGCACATGGTCGCCAAATACATGGTCGCGGCCTACGTCGGCATCAGCATCATCGGCTTCCTGGCCCTGTGGAGCGCCGGCATGGGTGGCTTTGATGCGATCAACCACACCATGTCGGCCATCTCCACGGGCGGGTTTTCCACGTCAGATCAATCGGTGGGCAAGTGGGCCGAGCCGGCCGTGCACTGGGTCATCATCGTGCTGATGATCCTCGGCAGCGTACCCTTTGTGCTGTTGGCGTCCATGCTGCGCGGCAACTACATGGCCCTGATCAGGGACCAGCAAGTGCGGGGCTTTCTGGCGATTCTGTTGAGTATTTGGCTGGTCTTGGGCACCTGGTACTGCCTGAGCACCGAGCTGCACTGGCTGGAAGCCATCCGCCATGTGGCCTTCAACACCACCTCGATCATGACCACCACCGGCTTTGCCCTGGGCGATTACACCCTATGGGGCGGTTTTGCCGGCATGCTGTTCTTCTATCTGGGCTTTATCGGCGGCTGCTCGGGTTCGACGGCGGGGGGGTTGAAAATCTTCCGCTTCCAAGTGGCTTATGTGTTGCTCAAGGCCAACCTGATGCAGTTGGTCCACCCGCGTGCGGTGATCAAGCAGCAGTACAACCGGCATAACCTGGATGAAGACATCGTTCGTTCGATTCTGACCTTCTCATTCTTCTTCACCATCACCATTGCCCTACTGGCCCTGGCTCTGACCCTCTGCGGTCTGGACTGGATCACCGCGCTCAGCGGAGCCGCCAGCACCGTCTCCGGCGTCGGCCCCGGCATGGGTCCGATCATTGGCCCGGCGGGTAACTTTTCCAGCTTGCCCGACACTGCAAAATGGCTGCTGACATTCGGCATGCTGCTCGGTCGCCTGGAAATTCTTACCGTGCTGGTGCTTATGCTGCCGGCTTTCTGGCGACACTAA
- a CDS encoding AraC family transcriptional regulator yields the protein MSERTTSSSWASGIVAALELGGVDCRRLFVQLGLDYAALTNPDARFAQDAMTRLWHLAVEASGNPAIGLNMAKILRPSSFNVVGYAVMSSRNLQEGFARLVRYQRIIGEGADLSFHPTADGYEMLLAIHGDRLPSARQSAEASLAYSLAFCRWLTGRPLRPRLVSLMGPAPDDLAPYEAVFQCPLKFNAEHYALLFERTDLDAPLPSANEALAQLHDRFAGDYLARFSGSRVTHQVRQVLCRLLPQGEPKREVVAQTLLLSERTLQRRLQDEGTSYQQLLDDTRRELAGQYLGQANLTLLEISYLLGFSDPSNFFRAFRRWFDSTPGEYRARL from the coding sequence ATGAGCGAACGTACCACTTCATCCAGTTGGGCCTCGGGGATTGTCGCGGCACTGGAGTTGGGCGGAGTTGATTGCCGCCGTTTGTTTGTCCAGCTGGGCCTCGACTATGCCGCATTGACCAATCCCGATGCACGCTTCGCCCAGGATGCCATGACTCGGCTCTGGCATCTGGCAGTGGAAGCCTCTGGTAACCCGGCCATTGGTTTGAATATGGCAAAAATCCTGCGGCCATCCTCATTCAATGTGGTGGGATATGCGGTGATGAGCAGCCGCAACCTGCAGGAGGGTTTTGCTCGTCTGGTGCGTTATCAGCGGATTATTGGGGAGGGCGCCGACCTCAGTTTCCACCCCACAGCCGACGGCTATGAAATGCTCCTGGCGATTCACGGTGATCGCCTGCCCTCGGCGCGGCAAAGTGCCGAGGCATCGTTGGCGTACTCGCTGGCATTCTGCCGCTGGCTGACCGGCAGACCGCTGCGCCCACGCCTGGTCAGTCTGATGGGGCCTGCGCCGGACGACCTGGCCCCGTATGAGGCGGTATTCCAGTGCCCGCTGAAATTCAATGCCGAGCACTATGCTCTGTTGTTCGAACGCACTGACCTGGATGCACCGTTACCGTCGGCGAATGAGGCGCTGGCGCAGTTGCATGACCGTTTTGCCGGTGACTACCTGGCGCGGTTTTCTGGCTCACGGGTGACCCATCAGGTGCGTCAGGTGCTTTGTCGTTTGCTGCCCCAGGGTGAGCCCAAACGTGAAGTTGTGGCGCAGACGCTGTTGTTGTCCGAGCGCACCTTGCAGCGACGCCTGCAGGATGAAGGGACCAGCTATCAGCAGTTACTCGATGACACCCGCCGTGAGCTGGCAGGGCAGTACCTGGGCCAGGCTAACCTCACACTGCTGGAAATTTCCTACCTGTTGGGGTTTTCCGATCCGAGCAATTTCTTCCGCGCTTTCCGCCGCTGGTTTGACAGCACACCGGGTGAGTACCGCGCGCGTCTGTAG
- a CDS encoding Mpo1-like protein: protein MSSETRERYSSFAEFYPYYLQEHSNATCRRLHYVGSLLVLCMLAYALGTQQWLWLLSIPLIGYGFAWIGHFVFEKNRPATFDYPLYSLMGDWVMLKDAFTGRIKF, encoded by the coding sequence ATGAGCAGCGAAACCCGCGAGCGCTACAGCAGCTTCGCCGAGTTCTACCCCTACTACCTGCAGGAGCACAGTAACGCCACCTGCCGACGCCTGCATTATGTCGGCAGCCTGCTGGTGCTCTGTATGCTGGCCTACGCCCTGGGGACGCAGCAGTGGCTGTGGCTGCTGAGCATCCCGTTGATTGGCTACGGCTTTGCCTGGATCGGTCATTTCGTCTTCGAAAAGAACCGTCCGGCCACCTTCGACTACCCGCTTTACTCGCTGATGGGCGACTGGGTGATGCTCAAGGATGCCTTTACCGGCCGCATCAAGTTCTAG
- a CDS encoding adenylate/guanylate cyclase domain-containing protein yields MNVKSAPRLPALPAPPLREYYSRTLAYIAIAASIAAGTYTKHFSYDILWMVPYALLYPHLAHHLSLRFKREHPQRTALSLLFIDAVHCGGAIALLGFSVVPSLMALLIMAFSALVIGGLRYLGLSALIALSGAVFMLALIEVKPNVHTPALVALVSIAFTTLYICITAYFVHQQGLRLAQVRSEISREQEKAARLARNLAKYLSPQVWESIFTGKKSVRLETQRKKLTVFFSDIKGFTELSEELEAEALTDLLNTYLNEMSKICLKYGGTIDKFVGDCVMVFFGDPSSKGAKKDAVNAVSMAIAMRKHMKVLRQQWRAQGITKPLEIRMGLNTGYCTVGNFGADTRMDYTIIGRDVNLASRLESAAESGEILISHETYSLIKDVIMCRDKGQITVKGFTRPVQIYQVVDFRRDLGATSSYVEHELPGFSMYLDTNGIQNFDKEKVIQALNQAADKLRDKIIM; encoded by the coding sequence ATGAATGTCAAAAGCGCCCCCCGACTTCCTGCATTGCCGGCGCCGCCGCTGCGCGAGTATTACTCCCGCACCCTGGCCTACATTGCCATCGCCGCCAGCATCGCCGCTGGCACCTACACCAAACATTTCAGCTATGACATTCTCTGGATGGTGCCCTACGCCCTGCTCTATCCACACTTGGCACATCATCTGAGCCTGCGCTTCAAGCGTGAACACCCCCAGCGCACCGCCCTCAGCCTGTTGTTTATTGATGCCGTGCACTGCGGCGGCGCCATCGCCCTATTAGGCTTTTCGGTAGTCCCAAGCCTGATGGCGCTGCTGATCATGGCGTTCAGCGCGCTGGTCATCGGCGGCCTGCGCTACTTGGGGCTGTCCGCTCTGATTGCCCTGAGCGGCGCCGTTTTTATGCTCGCCCTGATCGAAGTGAAACCCAACGTACACACACCCGCGCTGGTGGCACTGGTCAGCATTGCCTTTACCACCCTGTATATCTGCATCACAGCCTACTTCGTGCACCAGCAGGGTCTGCGCCTGGCCCAGGTGCGCAGTGAAATCAGCCGTGAACAGGAAAAAGCCGCACGCCTGGCGCGCAACCTGGCCAAATACCTGTCGCCGCAAGTGTGGGAATCGATCTTCACCGGCAAGAAGAGCGTGCGCCTGGAAACGCAGCGCAAAAAACTCACGGTGTTCTTCTCCGACATCAAGGGCTTTACCGAGCTGTCCGAGGAACTGGAAGCCGAAGCCCTGACCGACCTGCTCAACACCTACCTCAACGAAATGTCGAAAATTTGCCTGAAATATGGCGGCACCATCGACAAGTTCGTCGGCGATTGCGTGATGGTGTTTTTCGGCGACCCCAGCAGCAAAGGCGCCAAAAAGGATGCCGTAAATGCCGTGTCCATGGCCATCGCCATGCGCAAACACATGAAGGTGCTACGCCAGCAATGGCGTGCCCAAGGCATCACCAAGCCGCTGGAAATCCGCATGGGGCTGAACACTGGTTACTGCACAGTGGGCAACTTCGGGGCCGACACGCGCATGGATTACACCATCATCGGCCGCGACGTGAACCTCGCCAGTCGCCTGGAAAGCGCTGCCGAGTCAGGGGAAATCCTGATTTCCCACGAAACCTATTCGCTGATCAAGGACGTGATCATGTGCCGCGACAAAGGGCAGATCACCGTCAAGGGCTTCACCCGCCCGGTGCAGATCTACCAGGTGGTGGATTTCCGCCGCGACCTGGGCGCCACCTCGAGCTATGTCGAACACGAACTGCCGGGCTTCTCCATGTACCTGGATACCAACGGCATCCAGAACTTCGACAAGGAAAAAGTCATCCAGGCCCTCAATCAGGCCGCCGACAAGCTGCGTGACAAAATCATCATGTAA
- a CDS encoding glycosyltransferase family 4 protein: MRILIVSDAWSPQVNGVVTSLQALISELRGLGHQVKLLSPADFRALPCPSYPEIPLVWNLWRVGAAIRGFRPDCVHLATEGPLGWAARRWLSKRGLAFSSAIHTRFPEYVHTRWPWIALRWGYAFLRAFHRPSQAVLVTTERMREEFAGWGFKRLVLWRKGVDTRLFRPPVTPTTLAEPVFLYVGRIAPEKNIEAFLALDLPGQKQVVGDGPQREALQAAYPQVRFLGYQHGPALVESFQSASVLVFPSRTDTYGLVMLEALACGTPVAAFPVAGPLDVLQADVSGVMHEDLRTACLEALKLDRQRCAELAARQSWRTSALEFLAQQPLLDGELCMPAPPPLPTSESVQLLT, from the coding sequence GTGAGGATTCTCATCGTCTCCGACGCCTGGTCGCCGCAGGTCAATGGTGTGGTCACCAGCCTGCAGGCGCTGATCAGTGAGCTGCGCGGCCTCGGCCATCAGGTCAAGTTGCTGTCGCCGGCGGACTTTCGCGCGTTGCCATGTCCCAGTTACCCGGAAATTCCCCTGGTATGGAACCTCTGGCGGGTTGGTGCGGCGATTCGCGGGTTTCGCCCAGACTGCGTACACCTGGCCACCGAGGGGCCCTTGGGCTGGGCTGCGCGGCGTTGGCTGAGTAAGCGTGGCCTGGCATTTTCCAGCGCGATTCATACGCGCTTTCCCGAATACGTGCACACCCGCTGGCCCTGGATTGCATTGCGTTGGGGTTATGCCTTTCTGCGCGCCTTTCATCGGCCGAGTCAGGCGGTACTGGTGACCACCGAACGCATGCGCGAGGAGTTTGCTGGCTGGGGTTTCAAGCGTTTGGTGCTGTGGCGCAAGGGCGTCGATACGCGCCTGTTCCGTCCGCCGGTGACGCCGACAACTCTGGCTGAGCCGGTGTTTCTGTATGTCGGGCGGATCGCGCCGGAGAAGAACATCGAAGCGTTTCTTGCCCTCGATCTTCCGGGGCAGAAGCAGGTGGTCGGTGATGGCCCGCAGCGCGAGGCATTGCAGGCCGCGTATCCGCAGGTGCGCTTTCTCGGCTATCAGCATGGTCCGGCACTGGTCGAGTCGTTTCAGAGTGCCAGTGTGCTGGTCTTCCCCTCGCGCACCGATACCTATGGTCTGGTGATGCTCGAAGCTCTGGCCTGTGGTACGCCAGTGGCGGCGTTTCCGGTAGCCGGGCCGCTGGATGTGCTGCAGGCGGACGTTAGCGGGGTTATGCATGAGGATCTGCGCACGGCTTGCCTAGAAGCGCTGAAACTGGATCGCCAGCGCTGTGCCGAGTTGGCCGCGCGGCAATCCTGGCGGACGTCGGCGTTGGAGTTTCTGGCGCAGCAGCCGCTGCTCGATGGTGAGCTGTGCATGCCGGCGCCCCCGCCGCTACCTACGTCCGAGTCCGTTCAGCTGCTTACATGA
- a CDS encoding UDP-2,3-diacylglucosamine diphosphatase, translating to MTSAQLAKPSRKQRVRTLWISDVHLGTRDCQAEHLAAFLKRYQTDKIYLVGDIIDGWKLRSGVYWPQSHSNVIRRLLTMSKRGTEVIYVTGNHDEFLRRYSSLMLGNIQLVDEAEHFTADGRRLLVIHGDQFDVITRYHRWLAFLGDSAYEFTLTLNRWLNYWRSRYGYGYWSLSAYLKHKVKTAVNFISDFEEAIVHECAKRGFNGVICGHIHHAEIRPMGEVEYMNCGDWVESCTALIEHLDGSIELYRLADDQVRQLQAAPVAAAEPAL from the coding sequence ATGACCAGCGCCCAGCTCGCCAAGCCCAGCCGCAAGCAACGTGTCCGTACCCTGTGGATTTCCGATGTGCACCTGGGCACCCGGGATTGTCAGGCCGAGCATCTGGCGGCGTTTCTCAAACGCTACCAGACCGACAAGATCTACCTGGTCGGTGACATCATCGACGGCTGGAAGCTGCGCAGCGGGGTGTACTGGCCGCAGTCACACAGTAACGTGATCCGCCGCCTGCTGACCATGAGCAAGCGCGGCACTGAGGTGATCTACGTCACCGGCAACCATGATGAATTTCTGCGCCGCTATTCCAGCCTGATGCTCGGCAATATCCAGTTGGTCGACGAGGCGGAGCACTTCACTGCCGATGGCCGCCGACTGTTGGTGATTCATGGTGATCAGTTTGATGTGATCACCCGTTATCACCGCTGGCTGGCCTTTCTTGGCGACTCGGCCTACGAGTTCACCCTGACACTCAACCGTTGGCTGAATTACTGGCGTAGCCGCTATGGCTATGGCTACTGGTCGCTGTCGGCCTACCTCAAGCACAAGGTCAAGACGGCGGTGAACTTTATCAGCGACTTTGAAGAGGCCATCGTCCACGAATGCGCCAAGCGCGGTTTCAACGGCGTGATCTGCGGACATATCCACCACGCCGAGATTCGTCCGATGGGCGAGGTCGAGTACATGAATTGCGGCGACTGGGTGGAATCCTGTACGGCGCTGATTGAGCACCTGGATGGCAGCATCGAACTGTATCGCCTGGCTGATGATCAGGTGCGCCAGCTGCAAGCTGCTCCCGTTGCCGCTGCCGAGCCGGCCCTGTGA
- a CDS encoding AraC family transcriptional regulator gives MHSLLSLRHYSHELLSHSHDHAQLVFGLSGLLEFEVAGQGSQITRQTLAVVPSDAQHACGSKDGSHCLVLDVPDERWLQQQLGRHLDATRRLLDKPTAVSLTPAQSQLVSWLAASPINDPVIAQQGAALLLASLANGETPAQTVNRLPLAALDVHIDQHAAYPLQVDDLARLAGLSAARFHVHFLSETGQTPMDYVRRRRLQLARQLLQNSNLAIGEIAARVGYSSQSAFTAALTRQFGCSARALRLHRE, from the coding sequence ATGCACTCGCTGCTTTCGCTGCGTCACTACAGCCATGAACTGCTCAGCCACAGCCATGACCATGCGCAGCTGGTCTTCGGCCTGAGCGGCTTGCTGGAGTTTGAAGTGGCCGGTCAGGGCAGCCAGATCACCCGTCAGACCCTGGCCGTGGTGCCCAGTGATGCTCAGCACGCCTGCGGCAGCAAAGACGGCAGCCATTGCCTGGTGCTCGATGTACCGGACGAGCGCTGGCTGCAGCAACAGCTGGGCCGGCATCTGGATGCCACCCGCCGCCTGTTGGATAAACCCACCGCCGTCAGCCTCACCCCTGCGCAGAGCCAGTTGGTCAGTTGGCTGGCCGCCAGCCCAATCAATGACCCGGTGATTGCCCAACAAGGCGCTGCTTTGCTTTTAGCCAGCCTGGCCAATGGCGAGACGCCAGCCCAGACAGTCAATCGCCTGCCGCTGGCAGCGCTGGATGTACATATCGATCAGCACGCGGCTTATCCACTGCAGGTCGACGATTTAGCGCGCCTGGCCGGACTGTCAGCAGCACGCTTTCATGTGCACTTCCTCAGCGAAACCGGGCAAACCCCCATGGACTATGTCCGCCGCCGTCGCCTGCAGCTGGCGCGGCAACTGCTGCAGAACAGCAACCTGGCGATTGGCGAAATCGCCGCACGCGTGGGCTACAGCTCGCAAAGCGCCTTTACCGCAGCGTTGACCCGGCAGTTCGGCTGCTCCGCCCGTGCCTTGCGCCTGCACCGCGAGTAA
- a CDS encoding tRNA-binding protein — MQQIQWEDFQRVELRVGTVLSAEVNVNANKPAYVLQVDLGQLGIKQSSAQLTAHYPCAHLVGRQVLCVCNFAVKRVAGVRSEILVTGVYDADNKVVLASFEHPVPNGARLA; from the coding sequence ATGCAACAAATCCAATGGGAAGACTTTCAACGGGTCGAGCTGCGCGTTGGCACCGTGCTGTCGGCCGAGGTCAATGTGAACGCCAATAAACCGGCCTACGTGCTGCAAGTCGATCTTGGCCAGCTGGGCATCAAGCAGTCCAGCGCACAGCTTACGGCCCACTACCCATGCGCCCATCTGGTCGGCCGTCAGGTCCTTTGCGTGTGCAATTTTGCGGTCAAGCGGGTGGCCGGGGTGCGCTCGGAAATACTGGTAACCGGCGTGTACGACGCCGACAACAAGGTGGTGCTGGCGAGCTTTGAGCATCCTGTTCCGAACGGTGCACGCCTGGCATGA
- a CDS encoding DMT family transporter: MKQRNALWAIHLGALLFGLSGIFGKLASTTPQMISAGRAVFAVAALLLFAKLISNARLVRLGLRQASLLALGGLLLGGHWWSFFESVHISGVAIATLGFASFPAFTVLLEGLLFKERTRPVEYAMVALVCLGLVLVTPHFDLSSQATNGLLWAVLSGLLFALLSLLNRASTRGIDPVQAALYQNLTVLLVFLPLAWPTLPSVQAQDWLWMAMLGIFCTGLAHSLFVASLRVLTARTTAVIFALEPIYGIAFAWLLFSEVPTLRMLAGGLLIVSAIFLSARMAK, translated from the coding sequence ATGAAGCAACGAAATGCACTGTGGGCGATCCATCTGGGCGCCCTGCTGTTTGGCCTGTCCGGCATCTTCGGCAAACTGGCCAGCACCACCCCGCAGATGATCTCCGCCGGCCGCGCAGTATTCGCCGTGGCCGCTTTGCTGCTGTTCGCCAAGCTGATCAGTAACGCGCGCCTGGTCCGCCTTGGTCTGCGCCAGGCCAGCCTGCTGGCCCTCGGCGGCTTACTGCTTGGCGGTCACTGGTGGAGTTTTTTCGAGTCTGTGCATATCTCTGGCGTGGCCATCGCCACCCTCGGCTTTGCCAGTTTTCCAGCCTTTACCGTGCTGCTGGAGGGTTTGCTGTTCAAAGAACGCACGCGACCAGTCGAATACGCCATGGTGGCGCTGGTCTGTCTGGGTCTGGTGCTGGTCACCCCGCATTTCGACCTGAGCAGCCAGGCCACCAACGGCCTGCTCTGGGCAGTACTTTCCGGCCTGCTATTCGCCCTGCTGTCGCTGCTCAACCGCGCCAGCACCCGTGGTATAGATCCAGTCCAGGCGGCGCTGTACCAGAACCTCACCGTGCTGCTGGTATTCCTGCCGCTGGCCTGGCCGACGCTGCCCAGCGTGCAGGCTCAGGACTGGTTGTGGATGGCCATGCTTGGGATCTTCTGCACGGGCCTGGCGCACAGCCTGTTCGTCGCCAGCCTGCGGGTACTCACAGCACGCACCACAGCAGTGATTTTCGCCCTGGAGCCGATCTATGGTATTGCCTTCGCCTGGCTGCTGTTCAGTGAGGTGCCAACCCTGCGCATGCTGGCGGGCGGGCTGCTGATTGTCAGCGCGATCTTTCTGTCGGCGCGAATGGCCAAGTGA